A section of the Chloroflexota bacterium genome encodes:
- a CDS encoding bifunctional folylpolyglutamate synthase/dihydrofolate synthase produces the protein MTYRQAVEFLLGFTDYEKLPSFLYSPADFDLGRMRGLMARLGDPHRALPTVHIAGTKGKGSTAAMVAWGLAFSGYRTGLYTSPHLHHIRERIRVDGRPISPRNFSLGVGRLKVAIEGMEYRDKLTTFELLTALALDHFARKGVEVQVLEVGLGGRLDATNIVEPLVAVVTSLSLDHTALLGTKVEDIAREKGGIIKPGATVVSAPQPPAALRVLEGICRERGASLTLVGRDITWGGGEASLRGQALEVLGRRGRYQLFIPLLGAHQQENAATAVAVLEALTPHFPRITAESLARGMAEVSWPGRLQVLQEAPLVVVDGAHNADSAGRLREAVLALFPGRRPVLVFGTSVDKDIEGMARELSPLGARVLVAASRHPRAAATEKVAGVWEKYQACEGFPSVPRALEEALARALPTDLILATGSLFVVAEAVEYLRRKKGASAEPGY, from the coding sequence ATGACCTATCGGCAGGCTGTGGAGTTCCTCCTCGGCTTTACCGATTATGAGAAGCTCCCCAGCTTTCTCTATTCCCCGGCGGACTTTGACCTGGGGAGGATGAGGGGGCTTATGGCCCGGCTGGGGGACCCGCACCGGGCCCTCCCCACCGTCCACATCGCCGGCACCAAGGGGAAGGGGAGCACCGCCGCCATGGTGGCCTGGGGGCTCGCTTTCTCGGGCTACCGCACGGGGCTTTACACCTCCCCCCACCTCCACCACATCCGGGAGAGGATAAGGGTGGACGGCCGGCCCATCTCCCCCAGGAACTTCTCCCTGGGGGTGGGGAGGCTGAAGGTGGCGATAGAAGGAATGGAGTACAGAGATAAGCTCACCACTTTTGAGCTCCTCACCGCCCTGGCCCTGGACCACTTTGCCCGGAAGGGTGTGGAGGTCCAGGTGCTGGAGGTGGGGCTGGGGGGGAGGCTGGACGCCACCAACATCGTGGAGCCCCTGGTGGCCGTCGTCACCTCCCTCAGCCTGGACCATACCGCCCTGCTGGGAACAAAGGTAGAGGACATCGCCCGGGAGAAGGGGGGCATCATCAAGCCGGGGGCCACGGTGGTCAGCGCCCCTCAGCCGCCGGCGGCACTGAGGGTCCTTGAGGGAATATGTCGGGAGAGGGGGGCAAGCCTTACCCTGGTGGGCCGGGATATCACCTGGGGGGGGGGAGAGGCCAGCCTGCGGGGCCAGGCCCTGGAGGTCTTGGGGCGGAGAGGGAGATACCAGCTCTTTATCCCCCTCCTGGGGGCCCACCAGCAGGAGAACGCGGCCACAGCGGTGGCGGTGCTCGAGGCCCTCACGCCCCACTTCCCGCGCATAACGGCCGAGAGCCTGGCCCGGGGAATGGCAGAGGTATCCTGGCCGGGGCGGCTCCAGGTCCTCCAGGAGGCACCCCTGGTGGTGGTGGACGGGGCCCACAACGCCGACTCCGCCGGCAGGCTGAGGGAGGCGGTCCTGGCCCTCTTCCCCGGCCGCCGGCCTGTCCTGGTCTTCGGCACCTCGGTGGACAAGGACATAGAAGGCATGGCACGGGAGCTGTCCCCTCTGGGGGCCAGGGTTCTGGTGGCCGCCTCCCGCCACCCCCGGGCGGCCGCCACGGAAAAGGTTGCCGGGGTCTGGGAGAAATATCAGGCCTGCGAGGGCTTCCCCTCGGTGCCACGGGCACTGGAGGAAGCCCTGGCCCGGGCCCTGCCCACCGACCTCATCCTGGCCACGGGCTCCCTCTTTGTAGTGGCCGAGGCCGTAGAATACCTCCGGAGGAAAAAGGGGGCTAGTGCCGAGCCGGGTTATTAG
- a CDS encoding collagen-like protein — translation MTRIRILALLALVGLLVLLPAVAFAQPNAHRFYGTATLDGAAVSVGSAVAATVGGDIYSTTTTDAAGSYVLTAASTDITKSYAGQTVAFTVRGYAATQTATWTAGGVTNLNLTARTAPPAAAAITLSPTSGLAATTISGSNFAAGSTVTVSWAGTTVPTVPATVTVGGTGAFSAIIAVPTATVGSYTVRAADATGNAGTASFSVVAGPAGPAGPAGPVGPAGPAGAIGAQGPAGPAGAQGPAGVQGPAGPAGPAGVRGDTGPAGPAGAAGPAGAQGPAGAKGDTGTAGPTGAQGVAGAQGPAGAKGDTGAQGAAGPQGLAGVAGPAGPAGPAGAIGPKGATGDAGADAPTAIVWIGLILAVVAIIMGAIAVMRKPKAL, via the coding sequence ATGACGAGAATAAGAATCTTAGCCCTGCTGGCGCTGGTAGGCCTGTTGGTCCTGTTGCCAGCGGTGGCCTTCGCCCAGCCAAATGCCCACCGCTTCTACGGCACGGCCACGCTGGACGGGGCCGCGGTCTCGGTCGGCTCAGCGGTGGCCGCCACGGTCGGTGGGGACATCTACAGCACTACCACCACCGATGCCGCCGGAAGCTATGTCCTCACCGCCGCCTCGACGGACATCACCAAGAGCTATGCCGGACAGACGGTGGCCTTCACCGTAAGGGGCTATGCCGCCACGCAGACGGCTACCTGGACGGCCGGTGGGGTGACCAATCTGAACCTCACCGCCCGCACCGCTCCCCCTGCGGCGGCTGCCATTACCCTTAGCCCGACAAGCGGCCTGGCCGCCACCACCATCAGCGGCAGCAACTTCGCCGCCGGCTCTACGGTCACCGTTTCCTGGGCGGGGACAACGGTGCCCACGGTCCCGGCTACAGTTACAGTGGGGGGGACCGGCGCCTTCAGCGCCATCATCGCCGTCCCCACGGCTACGGTTGGCTCCTACACCGTCAGGGCAGCGGATGCCACCGGCAACGCGGGAACGGCTAGCTTCTCCGTAGTGGCCGGGCCTGCCGGGCCTGCCGGGCCTGCCGGGCCTGTTGGGCCTGCCGGACCTGCTGGAGCTATCGGAGCTCAAGGGCCTGCTGGACCCGCCGGAGCTCAGGGGCCTGCTGGTGTTCAAGGGCCTGCTGGGCCTGCCGGACCCGCCGGAGTCAGGGGTGACACCGGGCCTGCCGGGCCTGCCGGAGCTGCCGGGCCTGCCGGAGCTCAAGGGCCTGCTGGGGCCAAGGGTGACACCGGGACCGCCGGGCCTACTGGTGCCCAGGGGGTTGCCGGAGCCCAAGGGCCTGCTGGGGCCAAGGGTGACACCGGCGCCCAAGGGGCCGCCGGACCTCAGGGGCTTGCGGGGGTTGCCGGACCTGCTGGACCTGCCGGACCCGCCGGAGCTATTGGTCCTAAGGGGGCCACGGGTGACGCCGGTGCGGACGCCCCGACGGCCATTGTCTGGATAGGCCTCATCCTGGCGGTGGTGGCCATCATCATGGGGGCCATTGCCGTAATGAGGAAGCCCAAGGCTCTCTAG
- a CDS encoding MBL fold metallo-hydrolase, with amino-acid sequence MPPVEVSFLGHSCFRLKGKEAGLLADPFDPSLGYPWPGPQADIVTISHSHPGHSYGVGVGGGPRIIQGPGEYETRGVFVLGLATYHDGEQGKKLGRNTIYLVEMDDVRVLHLGDLGHPLSSEMVGGLGRVDVLLVPVGGGAAMGARAAAGLVRALEPRVVIPMHYRTESGGANLEPVVPFLKEMGAEAAVPQPRLSISRVTLPAETRLILLDYRR; translated from the coding sequence CTGCCGCCTGTGGAGGTCAGCTTTCTGGGCCATAGCTGCTTTCGCCTCAAGGGGAAGGAGGCAGGGCTCCTCGCCGACCCTTTTGACCCCTCCCTGGGCTATCCTTGGCCCGGCCCTCAGGCAGACATCGTCACCATAAGCCATTCTCATCCCGGCCATAGCTACGGGGTGGGGGTGGGTGGGGGGCCCCGGATTATCCAGGGCCCCGGGGAGTATGAGACCAGGGGAGTCTTTGTTCTGGGCCTGGCCACCTACCACGATGGCGAGCAGGGAAAGAAGCTGGGGAGGAATACCATATACCTGGTGGAGATGGACGATGTCCGGGTGCTGCACCTGGGGGACCTGGGCCATCCCCTTTCCTCGGAGATGGTGGGGGGGTTAGGGCGGGTGGACGTGTTGCTGGTGCCTGTGGGTGGGGGAGCGGCCATGGGGGCAAGGGCTGCCGCCGGGCTGGTCAGGGCCCTGGAGCCCCGGGTAGTCATCCCCATGCACTACCGCACAGAGTCGGGAGGGGCCAACCTGGAGCCTGTGGTACCCTTCCTCAAGGAGATGGGGGCAGAGGCAGCAGTCCCCCAACCCCGCCTCTCCATCTCCCGGGTTACCCTCCCCGCCGAGACCAGATTGATTCTCCTGGACTACCGCCGCTAG
- the hrcA gene encoding heat-inducible transcriptional repressor HrcA, which produces MLTVRQAEVLKAVVGGYIASGMPVGSEVIWRHGQLGVSPATIRNEMAELEEMGYILRPHISAGGVPSDLGYRYYVESLGGAPPLPPSEQLLLRHLFHQVEKELEEWARLAAVFLSRFTGNIAVVTQPRAQEARLKRVEMVALQEFLALMLLVLWEVRVKQQLLAFDRPVSQGELDDIARQFNQDYSGLTPSQMREKGLPEGELARKAAEAMIDAMEGVGGKEPYVHGLTQMLAQPEFGEPEKKTVLEALEESQVLQVVLSGIPWEEGVRVIIGSENPETSLQHLSLVARRYGSPGRVGGTVAVLGPTRMRYPQTMAAVSYLSRILSSLVGELYA; this is translated from the coding sequence ATGCTTACAGTGAGGCAGGCAGAGGTCTTGAAGGCGGTCGTGGGGGGGTATATAGCCTCCGGGATGCCGGTGGGGTCGGAGGTTATCTGGCGTCACGGCCAGTTGGGGGTGAGCCCGGCCACTATCCGGAATGAGATGGCGGAGCTGGAAGAGATGGGCTACATCCTCCGGCCCCATATTTCGGCGGGGGGTGTCCCCTCGGACCTCGGCTACCGGTACTATGTGGAATCCCTGGGGGGCGCCCCTCCTCTGCCCCCTTCAGAACAGCTCCTACTCCGGCATCTCTTCCATCAGGTAGAGAAGGAGCTTGAGGAATGGGCCCGCCTTGCCGCCGTTTTTCTCTCCCGTTTCACCGGGAATATAGCGGTGGTAACCCAGCCCCGGGCGCAGGAGGCCCGGCTCAAAAGGGTGGAGATGGTGGCCCTGCAGGAGTTCCTGGCCCTGATGCTCCTCGTCCTCTGGGAGGTCCGCGTCAAGCAACAGCTGCTTGCTTTTGACCGCCCCGTCTCGCAGGGGGAGCTGGATGACATAGCGCGCCAGTTCAACCAGGACTACTCCGGCCTTACCCCTTCCCAGATGCGAGAGAAGGGGCTGCCCGAGGGGGAACTGGCAAGAAAGGCAGCAGAGGCCATGATTGACGCCATGGAAGGGGTGGGGGGGAAGGAGCCTTATGTCCATGGCCTTACCCAGATGCTGGCCCAGCCCGAGTTCGGGGAACCCGAGAAAAAGACAGTGCTGGAGGCCCTGGAGGAGAGCCAGGTCCTCCAGGTTGTCCTCTCCGGGATTCCCTGGGAGGAGGGGGTAAGGGTTATTATCGGCAGCGAAAACCCGGAAACAAGCCTCCAGCATTTGAGCTTGGTGGCCAGGCGCTATGGCTCCCCCGGCCGGGTGGGGGGCACCGTTGCCGTCCTGGGCCCTACCCGCATGAGATACCCCCAGACCATGGCTGCTGTTAGCTACCTCTCCCGCATCCTCTCCAGCCTGGTAGGGGAACTATATGCCTGA
- a CDS encoding nucleotide exchange factor GrpE, with protein sequence MAEAKESPEENMDLQKEAPVEDLNKALEAEKARAESYLASWQRAQADFLNLKRRTEQEKEETVKFSNAMLILNLLAVMDDLERALNSISTHLAGLTWVDGVKLIYRKFLAILEAQGLQDVKAVGEPFDPRYHEAVLQAEGEEGMVLEEVQKGYKLHDRVIRPAMVVVGKGKKKEKVTEEGEKTPEEKGG encoded by the coding sequence ATGGCCGAGGCGAAAGAGTCCCCGGAGGAAAATATGGACCTTCAGAAGGAGGCCCCTGTAGAGGACCTGAATAAAGCCCTGGAGGCGGAAAAGGCCAGGGCAGAATCCTATCTGGCCAGCTGGCAGCGGGCCCAGGCCGATTTCCTCAACCTTAAGCGCCGCACCGAGCAGGAGAAGGAGGAAACCGTCAAGTTCTCCAATGCCATGCTCATCCTCAATCTCTTGGCAGTGATGGATGACCTGGAGCGGGCACTCAACTCCATCTCCACCCATCTAGCGGGGCTCACCTGGGTGGACGGGGTAAAGCTTATCTACCGCAAGTTCCTGGCCATCCTGGAGGCCCAGGGCCTCCAGGATGTCAAGGCCGTTGGGGAGCCCTTTGACCCCCGCTACCACGAGGCGGTGCTACAGGCTGAGGGGGAAGAGGGGATGGTCCTGGAGGAGGTACAGAAGGGCTACAAGCTCCATGACCGGGTCATCCGTCCCGCCATGGTGGTGGTGGGCAAGGGCAAGAAGAAAGAAAAAGTCACCGAAGAGGGCGAAAAGACCCCTGAGGAAAAGGGAGGCTAG
- the dnaK gene encoding molecular chaperone DnaK: MARAIGIDLGTTLSEVAVVEGGQPVIIPGQDGQRLLPSVVAISKKGERLVGWAARRQGVTNAENTIYSIKRFMGRKFGEPHGRELPVEEDARRMTYKVTPAPNGDVQVVMGDKAYSPPEISATILQRLKADAEAYLGEPVTEAVITVPAYFNDAQRQATKDAGEIAGLKVLRIINEPTASALAYGVDKKKEQTIAVYDLGGGTFDVSILELGEGTFQVKSTAGDTHLGGDDFDQKVIEWLVHEFKRDTGIDLKGDRTALQRLREGAEKAKVELSNLPQTEINLPFITADASGPKHLTYTLTRAKLEQLTMDLVEKTVGPCRQAMEDAGLRPEQIDEVLLVGGQTRMPLVREKVKAVFGKEPNKGINPDEAVAMGAAIQAAVLKGEVKDVLLLDVTPLTLSIETLGGVATPLIPRNTTIPTSKSQTFTTAAESQTSVEIHVVQGERPMATDNKGLGQFILDGILPAPRGMPQIEVSFDIDANGILSVRARDKGTGREQKMTIIPSSGLTKDEIEKMKREGEMHAAEDARKKEEAELRNSADSLAYSTEKTLREQGDKIPPPLKQEVEGKLKALRTALQGKDMESVRRTMAELSQSMQKIGAAVYQQAGTPPPGGEAPGGEPSGETKPPEGTIEGEFREV, translated from the coding sequence ATGGCAAGGGCAATAGGTATTGACCTGGGCACTACTCTGAGCGAGGTAGCTGTGGTAGAAGGGGGACAGCCGGTCATCATCCCCGGTCAGGATGGCCAGAGGCTCCTCCCCTCGGTGGTGGCCATTTCCAAAAAAGGGGAAAGGCTGGTGGGCTGGGCCGCCAGGCGCCAGGGTGTCACCAACGCGGAGAACACCATCTATTCCATCAAGCGCTTTATGGGCCGAAAGTTCGGGGAACCTCACGGCCGGGAACTCCCGGTGGAGGAAGATGCCCGGCGGATGACATATAAGGTTACCCCGGCCCCCAATGGCGATGTGCAGGTGGTGATGGGGGACAAGGCGTACAGCCCCCCGGAGATATCCGCCACAATCCTCCAGAGGCTCAAGGCCGATGCCGAGGCCTATCTGGGGGAGCCGGTCACCGAGGCGGTCATCACCGTCCCCGCCTATTTCAACGATGCCCAGCGCCAGGCTACCAAGGATGCCGGGGAGATCGCCGGGCTCAAGGTGTTGCGCATCATCAACGAGCCCACCGCCTCGGCCCTGGCCTATGGCGTGGATAAGAAAAAGGAGCAGACCATTGCTGTCTACGACCTGGGCGGGGGCACCTTTGATGTCTCCATCCTGGAGCTGGGGGAGGGGACCTTCCAGGTGAAGTCCACCGCCGGGGACACCCACCTGGGCGGCGACGACTTTGACCAGAAGGTCATTGAGTGGCTCGTCCATGAGTTCAAGAGGGACACGGGGATTGACCTGAAGGGGGACCGCACGGCCCTCCAGCGCCTGAGGGAGGGGGCGGAGAAGGCCAAGGTTGAGCTCTCCAACCTGCCCCAGACGGAGATAAACCTGCCCTTCATCACCGCCGATGCCTCGGGCCCCAAGCACCTGACCTACACCCTGACCCGGGCCAAGCTGGAACAGCTCACCATGGACCTGGTGGAGAAGACCGTGGGCCCCTGCCGCCAGGCCATGGAGGATGCCGGACTGAGGCCGGAGCAGATTGATGAGGTGCTGCTTGTGGGCGGCCAAACCCGGATGCCCCTGGTGCGGGAAAAGGTCAAGGCCGTCTTTGGCAAGGAGCCCAACAAGGGCATCAACCCCGACGAGGCGGTGGCCATGGGGGCAGCTATCCAGGCCGCGGTGCTCAAGGGGGAGGTGAAAGACGTCCTCCTCCTGGATGTCACCCCCCTGACCCTTTCCATAGAGACCCTGGGCGGGGTGGCCACCCCCCTCATCCCCCGCAATACTACCATCCCCACCTCCAAGTCCCAGACCTTCACCACCGCTGCCGAGAGCCAGACCTCGGTGGAGATACATGTTGTCCAGGGCGAGCGCCCCATGGCCACCGACAACAAGGGCCTGGGGCAGTTCATCCTGGACGGCATTCTCCCTGCCCCCAGGGGGATGCCTCAGATTGAGGTCAGCTTTGACATAGACGCCAACGGCATCCTCAGCGTCCGTGCCCGGGACAAGGGGACGGGCCGGGAGCAGAAGATGACCATCATCCCCTCCAGCGGCCTCACCAAGGATGAGATTGAGAAGATGAAGCGGGAAGGGGAAATGCATGCCGCCGAGGATGCCCGCAAGAAAGAGGAAGCCGAGCTCAGGAACAGCGCCGATAGCCTGGCCTACTCCACCGAAAAGACCCTGAGAGAGCAGGGGGACAAGATACCACCCCCCTTGAAGCAGGAAGTAGAAGGCAAGCTCAAGGCCCTGCGCACCGCCCTTCAGGGAAAGGATATGGAGTCGGTGCGCCGGACCATGGCCGAGCTCTCCCAGTCCATGCAGAAAATAGGGGCCGCCGTCTACCAGCAGGCCGGGACCCCTCCCCCTGGAGGTGAAGCGCCCGGAGGCGAGCCCTCCGGGGAGACCAAGCCCCCCGAGGGCACCATAGAGGGGGAGTTCCGGGAGGTATAG
- the dnaJ gene encoding molecular chaperone DnaJ, producing the protein MATKQDYYGVLGVSRDASEEDIKRAFRRLAFQCHPDHNSEPRAEEKFKELNEAYEVLSNPEKRAAYDRRREWGDDFGGLGPGGLGDIFESFFGGIGTQARRAPQRGTDRQYSLTLSFEEAVFGCDKEIGMERLEVCSVCHGRQARPGSQPETCPHCRGRGQVQRVQQSLFGRFVHITACEHCNGEGRVVTDPCPHCRGRGREKLRRRLVVSIPAGGEDGSRLHLPGQGDVGERGGPPGDLYIDLAVKPHRHLHREGEDLLLELPINLTQAALGDRVEIPTLEGPHTLHVPPGSQSGQVLRVKGRGVPRGRGRGDLLVRLNVLTPRTLDKKQRQLLEELARTLEKPKLVEDR; encoded by the coding sequence ATGGCTACCAAACAGGATTACTACGGGGTCCTGGGCGTTTCCAGGGATGCCAGCGAGGAGGACATCAAGAGGGCCTTCCGGCGGCTCGCTTTTCAGTGCCATCCCGACCACAACAGCGAGCCCAGGGCCGAGGAGAAGTTCAAGGAGCTCAACGAGGCCTACGAGGTCCTCTCCAATCCGGAGAAGCGGGCAGCCTATGACCGCCGGCGGGAGTGGGGTGACGACTTTGGGGGCCTTGGCCCAGGCGGCCTGGGGGATATCTTTGAGTCCTTCTTCGGCGGGATAGGCACCCAGGCCCGCCGTGCCCCGCAGAGGGGGACAGACCGGCAATACAGCCTCACCCTCTCCTTTGAGGAGGCCGTCTTCGGCTGTGACAAGGAGATAGGGATGGAGAGGCTGGAGGTGTGCTCCGTATGTCATGGCCGGCAGGCGCGCCCGGGGAGCCAGCCGGAGACCTGCCCTCATTGTCGTGGAAGGGGCCAGGTGCAACGGGTGCAGCAGAGCCTCTTCGGCCGCTTCGTCCACATAACAGCATGTGAGCACTGCAATGGGGAGGGGCGGGTGGTCACCGACCCCTGCCCTCACTGCAGGGGGAGGGGCAGGGAGAAGCTCAGGAGAAGGCTGGTGGTCTCCATCCCGGCAGGGGGGGAAGATGGCTCCCGGCTGCATCTTCCAGGACAGGGGGATGTGGGGGAGAGGGGTGGCCCCCCTGGCGACCTCTATATCGACCTCGCTGTGAAGCCCCACCGCCATCTGCACCGGGAGGGGGAGGACCTGCTCCTGGAACTGCCCATCAACCTGACCCAGGCCGCCCTGGGGGACAGGGTGGAGATTCCCACCCTGGAAGGCCCCCATACCCTCCATGTGCCCCCCGGTAGCCAGTCGGGCCAGGTGCTCAGGGTAAAAGGGAGAGGGGTGCCACGGGGCAGGGGGAGAGGGGACCTGCTGGTCCGGCTCAATGTCCTCACCCCCAGGACCCTGGACAAGAAACAACGTCAGCTCCTGGAGGAGCTGGCCCGCACTCTGGAAAAGCCCAAACTTGTTGAGGACAGATAA
- the prmA gene encoding 50S ribosomal protein L11 methyltransferase: MKWLEVRARVGPGEADDVAALLGRFGRGGAVVEEGPQGLMVKAYLPVDRALPKKKERLYTLIGHLSLIVSLKLEEEVLEEEDWALAWRAHFTPLHIGRLVIKPSWHNCAPGPGETVLELDPGQAFGTGHHPTTRMCLLLLQKYLRPGIEVLDLGTGSGILALAAARLGARSVLALDTDPLAVKAARENVRRNGLTGAIKVRKGTLAPRWGYFDLIAANLTARPVLELLPALSSSLKTGGGLIAGGIIADREEDVKKGLLAAGLRLQEKAAEGEWRTLAACK, encoded by the coding sequence TTGAAGTGGCTTGAGGTCCGGGCCCGGGTGGGGCCGGGGGAGGCCGATGATGTGGCCGCCCTCTTGGGCCGCTTCGGCCGGGGAGGGGCGGTGGTGGAGGAGGGGCCTCAGGGCCTCATGGTCAAGGCCTATCTCCCCGTGGACCGGGCCCTCCCCAAGAAGAAGGAGAGACTCTACACTCTCATCGGTCATCTCTCCCTTATCGTCTCGCTGAAGCTTGAGGAGGAGGTCCTGGAGGAGGAGGACTGGGCCCTGGCCTGGAGGGCCCATTTCACCCCCCTTCATATCGGCCGGCTGGTGATAAAGCCCTCCTGGCACAACTGTGCCCCTGGCCCGGGGGAGACCGTCCTGGAGCTGGACCCCGGCCAGGCTTTTGGCACCGGCCACCACCCCACCACCAGGATGTGCCTTCTGCTCCTGCAGAAATACCTCCGCCCCGGTATAGAGGTGCTGGACCTGGGCACCGGCTCGGGCATCCTGGCCCTGGCCGCCGCCAGGCTGGGGGCACGGAGCGTCCTGGCCCTGGACACCGACCCCCTGGCGGTGAAGGCCGCCAGGGAAAACGTCCGCAGGAACGGCCTCACGGGAGCCATAAAGGTGAGGAAAGGCACCCTGGCCCCCCGGTGGGGGTATTTTGACCTCATTGCCGCCAACCTCACGGCAAGGCCCGTCCTGGAGCTACTGCCTGCCCTCTCCTCTTCCCTCAAGACAGGGGGGGGTCTCATCGCCGGGGGCATAATCGCGGACCGGGAGGAAGACGTGAAGAAGGGGCTCCTTGCAGCGGGCCTGAGGCTCCAGGAAAAAGCGGCGGAAGGGGAGTGGCGCACCCTGGCCGCCTGCAAATAG
- a CDS encoding LysE family translocator, protein MLALSIAETARRGFWAAPLMVLGHGLVEAALVTALALGLSPLLQKGPVVALIGILGGLFLGWMGLRLLRQKMEGPVLSASPSRRAFPVLGGMVVSLANPTWFLWWAAVGSTFVVWALGMGLLGLLVFYFGHILSDLSWYSLVGVLVSRGLATRIYRGLMTASGLFLLALAGYFIYSGGAFFLT, encoded by the coding sequence ATGCTGGCCCTGAGCATCGCCGAGACGGCCCGGAGGGGTTTCTGGGCAGCCCCCCTGATGGTCCTGGGCCACGGCCTTGTAGAGGCGGCCCTGGTGACCGCCCTGGCGCTGGGCCTGAGCCCCTTGCTCCAGAAGGGGCCTGTCGTTGCACTTATCGGCATCCTGGGGGGGCTGTTCTTGGGGTGGATGGGGCTGAGGCTCCTCCGGCAGAAGATGGAGGGGCCGGTATTATCGGCCAGCCCATCCCGCAGGGCCTTTCCTGTGCTGGGTGGGATGGTGGTGAGCCTGGCCAACCCCACCTGGTTCCTGTGGTGGGCCGCTGTGGGCAGCACCTTTGTCGTCTGGGCCCTGGGGATGGGGTTGCTGGGCCTCCTGGTCTTCTACTTCGGCCATATCCTCTCCGACCTCTCCTGGTATAGCCTGGTGGGGGTCCTGGTGAGCCGGGGCCTTGCCACAAGAATCTACCGGGGGCTGATGACGGCCAGCGGCCTTTTCCTCCTGGCCCTGGCAGGCTATTTCATCTACAGCGGTGGCGCCTTCTTCCTGACCTGA
- a CDS encoding NAD(P)-dependent glycerol-3-phosphate dehydrogenase: MSRIAVVGTTSWGTTLAIRLAQGGAKVKLLARTEEEAGELQARRQSPSLGVPFPSRLGVTPRPEEALEGAEMVIMAVPSQSMRENVRAIKGSLSGSPIVLSVSKGLEAETALRMTQVLAEELGPGLRPGLCALSGPNLAREVVQVLPAAAVVASQEERVAEEAKGLLCLSNLYISTSADVVGVELGGALKNVITLAAGICEGLGYGDNAKAALMARGLEEMMALGVAAGARDRTFYGLAGVGDLIVTSMSPLSRNHQVGLEVARGCRLEEITASLREVAEGIPTTRGARLLAEKLGVDAPITRAVYQVLFEKGDPREAIMGLLGQSRGR; the protein is encoded by the coding sequence ATGAGCCGGATAGCCGTTGTCGGCACTACCAGTTGGGGCACTACCCTGGCCATCCGCCTGGCCCAGGGGGGGGCGAAGGTGAAGCTCCTTGCCCGCACCGAGGAGGAAGCCGGGGAGCTACAGGCCCGCCGCCAGAGCCCTTCCCTGGGTGTCCCTTTCCCCTCCCGTCTGGGGGTCACCCCCCGCCCCGAGGAGGCCCTGGAGGGGGCGGAGATGGTCATCATGGCGGTCCCTTCTCAGAGCATGAGGGAGAATGTCCGGGCCATAAAGGGGTCTCTTTCTGGCTCGCCCATCGTACTGAGTGTGTCCAAGGGGCTGGAGGCCGAAACCGCCCTGCGGATGACACAGGTGCTGGCCGAGGAGCTGGGACCGGGGCTCCGTCCTGGACTCTGTGCCCTCTCCGGCCCCAACCTGGCCCGGGAGGTCGTCCAGGTCCTCCCGGCTGCCGCCGTCGTGGCTTCGCAGGAGGAGAGGGTGGCCGAGGAGGCAAAAGGGCTTCTCTGCCTTTCCAACCTTTATATCTCTACCAGCGCTGATGTGGTGGGGGTGGAGTTGGGGGGGGCCCTGAAGAATGTCATCACCCTGGCGGCGGGCATCTGCGAGGGGCTGGGCTACGGGGACAACGCCAAGGCCGCCCTCATGGCCCGTGGCCTGGAGGAGATGATGGCCCTGGGGGTGGCCGCCGGTGCCCGGGATAGGACCTTTTACGGCCTGGCAGGGGTGGGGGACCTGATAGTCACCTCTATGAGCCCCCTTTCCCGCAACCACCAGGTGGGCCTGGAGGTGGCCAGGGGTTGCCGTCTGGAGGAGATAACCGCCTCCCTGAGGGAGGTGGCCGAAGGTATCCCTACCACCCGGGGCGCCAGGCTCCTGGCGGAGAAGCTGGGGGTGGATGCCCCCATCACCCGGGCGGTGTACCAGGTCCTCTTTGAGAAAGGGGACCCCCGGGAGGCCATCATGGGCCTTCTGGGCCAGAGCCGAGGCCGATAG